From Heliangelus exortis chromosome 11, bHelExo1.hap1, whole genome shotgun sequence:
agATGACTGCTGCCTCCAAGAGGCTGACGATTCACTGGGCGCCCAAGGTTCTCACAGTGGGACTCAAGAGGTTTGAGAATGTCTCCGGTGGGAAGATCAGCAAGGTAAGTTGGCAACTGGAGGGAAACATTCCCTtcctggagcaggaggtttCCCCAGGCAGTGCGCTCTCTCACGGGTTGTTCATGGTGGGtttttcctgctcccttccttggagaggagaggagagttCCCAAGGGAAGAAAAGTGTGTGCTCTGCCctgacagagctgctctgccccagaaCAGTTTCCTGCCGCCCAAACCAGAACATGGAGCTGTAGTGCTGaccagctccagagctggatttCCACACACCTGGCTCCTGGTCTTGGCAGGCTGTGTCATCAAGGAATTTGGAATCATTTCTGAGCCCTCTCGCTCTCTCCATAGGTTGTGAAGTATCCCAAGGTCTTGGATCTTGGGCCATACACGACAGCGGGAGAAGCGCAGCGCTACTCCTTGTACGCTGTGCTGGTGCACAAAGGAGAGAGCTGTCACTCGGGACACTATTTCTGCTACATCAAGGTAAAGAGCAACTTCCTTCCTCAGCAGGGGGAATTGTGTCCTGGGGAAGACCAGCTTTCCCGGCAGTGTTCCTGGCAGCCAGAGGTTTGGGGGAGAAGGTCTCCTGAGGGCTGGAGGGGATTGGTTTTGGAGTGCTCTTGGTTCTGTAGTGTCCTGCCTGTGTTCTGGTGGAGAAAGCAGGCAGCTCATCTCCCTCTGATGCCCTTTTTGCAGGCCAGCGATGGGCTGTGGTACAAGATGGATGACTCATCTGTGACTCCTTGTGACGttgacacagctctgcagcaagaaGCCTATTTACTGTTTTATGTCAGGTTAGAACTAGCGTAAAAATGGCTTCAGAACGTGTTCCCTCTTCCAGCTTTGGCTCTTTGTCTTCTCATCCTCCTGAGTGTTCTTCTTTCTGTCAGAGGAGACATTTTCTCCACAAAGTGCCATGGAGTGCTCTCAAAGCTGAACGACCCCATGCCAATCCTTGTCTTTCCTTGCTGGGCTTcaggctgctgcccagctgcaaATGTCTCCTGAGGAGGCCATAGAGGGTATAAAGAGGAGGtcttgctgcagcaggagccccgttcccccagccccacacagaggagctgctgctcgCTGGGAGGAGTGGCAACCTGCGAGGGGCTGTGCTTACGGTGTCTTTCGTGCCCCCCGCTCCAGGTGTTTCCCTAAAGACTGGGGTCTTTAGCCTCTTCTTATGCTCCTGTGAGGCTGACCAGAGAATAAGGGTGAGCGTGTAAGCAGAGCAAGAGACAGGATCTTAGTGCTTGGAGGGTcgaaatggaaaaattattacTTAGACACGAGGGTCAGCATTTATCTTGGCTGTAGCCTTGGTCTCCCTTGGGCTTTTTTtatctgtcctggtttgagaggagcaggagaaaaaggtgcCTGGGACATGGCCAGCAATTGTCAGGCTGCTGATGTGACAGTGAGAATGGGGACACACAGCTGTGCCCCTGGGGTGGAGAGGATGgttcaggtgacccaaatggactAATGAGTATTCCTtgccatggtgctcagtataaaatggctcctaAGAGAGCCCGGTGGTAGAATTTCTGGGTTGGGCCCTGTTTGCTACTGAGCTGCATGTGGTGGTGGTCCTGCTGCTTGTTTCCTtagtggaggaggaaagaattcATGGACGCAGATTGTCATCTGCCTCGTTTAGTAGGTCCAGATTGGTTGCTGTAAGGGTCTCAGGGCTTGTCACTTGGACCCTGGGCTTGGGCAGccctgtctgctgctgagtccagtgtGGGACAATTGTGGTTGAGCCAGAAGTAGCAACTAAGGAGGCAGAGTTCCTTATTTATCTCTGTTGGATAGCATTGTATATCTCATTTATAGCAAGGGCTGTTTGTAGTTCAAAGGACGTCTTGAAATACCATAGATGTAAAATGTACTTTCTGAAGCCATTTTAAGTTCTGAAAGATTAGAGAAGTTCCTTTCACACATGACTGTTGTCCATTACATCTGAacatatttcaaagcaaagtaAGTCGCTTCTTTAACCTGTTTTGAGAAATACCAGCatgagcctccatccccaggagatttactgccccgtgcagagcccgtcccagacatctccctgcccccacacagctcccttggccccacgggctctccccgcaggctgtgcagccttggagccagcagcactgccacccccatgcccaccccccatggcctctcctccttccccaggactgagcagaggtCCCCGAGCCAGCTCCACCTGgcctgggtggaggatgaggCGGAAGAGATCAGTCTCCCCGTCCCAGACACGatggcccagcagctggagacaggtgagtgagcggtttgtggctgctttgctgtgctcctgcacggcaggggctgctgggcacatccccggCCTGTTCCGTGCCAGTTCCCCCTTTGGGTCCCcccgcccagggctggctctgtcctcgggagctggcacgCAGCTGggtctctcctgccagcaccatcaGCTCACCCtgctcccttgctttgttaaagATTCCTGGTATtcagctggggagaaggaagagggccaGGAGATGGTTGAGGATGCTCCAGAAGACttaggagaggtacctacagagactgccacctgccttgtgcctgctccacctGCCCCCATGCTCAAAGAtgccttcccagacagctgccctaaaaaaaaaaaaccaaccaaaaaaaaaaaaaagacagcagagtCCTGTGAGTACGAGGGATCAACAAAGGAGCCCCATaatcttctcttgttgcaggacCAGGATCTGGAGTGGCTGAGAGATGTGATAGTCAACCTGTCACCCTCTGTCCTCATgagcctgcaggatgtctcgcaggtctggcatttccagagcaggtcccAGTTTCCCCCGTGCAAacccccagggaggtttctcccccaaagccctctgcaccctgaggggtacagaggcatagaaaggagcagaggctgcagtgggaaggggctctggccacctcctggccatggcagagtggtgtggggattcttccctgaggctgggagggaccccagggacatgaaggcagagccaggctttgctgctgttcccaggaaacTGTGGCAAATGATCCCTGGATAAGGAGGCTCAGGTCCAGACAAGCTCCAGTGCCCCTGACACCCCTTCCCACTGTCCTGGATACTCTGTGGGTATCTCTGGTCCCAGTCCTCGTGTTGGCACCTCCACTTCGTGGACTGAAAGGACAATGGGCAAAATCCTCCAGCTGCCActagagagggagggaggggaggcagctggctcaagctctgtgctgcctcattgggcctgctgggagggacccctgcGTGTGGCATCTGTGAGGGGATGGTTGCAgtccagtggcagcaccatcctcccctctgttccctgcaggcagaaaaaatctTGAGGTGCGTCCACAGAAACGTGGAGCACGTGCGCACGGAACCATCGCGGTTCGTCCTGAGATCCgtgcttgggctgctgagcGAGTGCTGCCCCGAGGAAACCGTTCAGACCCTGCTGATgatcagtccctcctgtgacaagtatgagccccaagagccctggggacttgctccatagcccaggcacagcacagtggccaaggcagccctgctaacagagtgttctggcttgcagtgctgcgctggccatgtgggagatgctgctgtccctgcccagcacttctgtgacaGTTCTTGACCGGCTGCTCAGcgtgatccagggctggagagcaaagtgTGCTGTCCCATCGgtgagtgaccagagcaggtCTTGCTCCCCTTCAAGGCTGTTCCTGGCTTcccaggaaaagagacacatcccctcctgcctgccccaaacagccccctcctccaggccttggggacacagcccctcagggccagcagggacctgccctgcacccacccCCTTGTTCCAGCCCCACGAGGCTGCCCCATGAGCTCCCCAAGGACAAATAGGAACCCCGCCCCTATctgggcagcactctgcttccccactgcctgcaccccctgccccgcgctgcagctggaaacctggggcaggggcCGGAGTTGGGTGCCAAAAGGGGGGGGGTCAGCGTGCTGGCCCAGGGAGGCTTGTGGGGCCAccctgaagcaggaggggagtcctcagggctgctgggcCGTGGCCTGGCAGATGGGTCACAGCCTCCATGGGTGTCTCTGTGGGCTGGGCCGGTCGCCTGAGCCGCACTCCCcgtgcagcccaggggctttggcagtgccacagcagcttccttgcactgagagctgtccctgtgtccttcTGCAGGCAAGGCAGGTCCTGTCCAGACTCAGTCAGCGGCCCCGCTGTCAGGGGATCCTGGaactgctcttccccaggctcctcatgagCTTGATCTACAAGGTTTCCCTGGGAACAGTGATCCTGGGACAGGAGCCGCCTCAGGCCGATGAAGCCAGCCCTTTGGGGTGcgccagccccttcccctgccattcccctgggccctcggccagggcccctgctctgtgtgtaactggaccttgctctgcCCACAGGGTGGCAGTGGAGGGCGTTAAAGCTCTGCTGGACGCTGCTGGCTTTCAAGGGCACGTCCAGAACATCCAGAAGGAGGgcggctgggacatgatgctggACGTGGACACCCTCGAGAGAGGAGTCAgcttgctggccaggtgagagcagaggagcccccaggcacccaggccccgggctgcagccgcaGCGCTGGCCAGGGAGCGATCCGAGTGGCAAGGGgtgctccttgcctggggagagagcagggcgcATTCAGCAGCAagtggtgtggaggctgtggctgggggcgAAGGCGTGTCCTGGCCTAGgccagcctggctgggctggggcagggcaatcccagcaaggctttcctgccctgctcactgccagcactgcttttctttccctgccctgcccagagagatgaggaagagccccGCTAAGCAGCGATACCTCCTGTTCCAGCACGTCAAAGAGATTCTTGaccagaggagggaatggcagctcaactttgccatgactttctatactgaggtaagcctggtgggaagcagtgcctctgccagatgctcctgaagccgtccctctggcacaggcggctgccgccgggtgggatgacagtccctggagctgggacagagggctctgctgccagtcaggccctggggcctccatccagcccttcctgctggggcagtgctcagcacccccacgtgtccacaggcagggctgccccccggaggggctgtgtcagcccccaggccccgagctggcagtggtaaccaggagctgcagagtgccagggtcctgcagctctgcccgtctctcaccactgttgttctttcagctgctgggctgccagggccttGGAAAGGATCTAAGTGACGTGCGCCTCCTCCGCTCCTACCTGAGCCACGGCAATCAGACAGTCCGTCTGCTGGCACTCGGGGGCTTGGTGGCGCTCTCAGGAGATCCGCAGATGGTGAGCGAGGCGTAGTCAGGCGGAGCCGcgttggcagcctggggctggggcaggggtaacgcgctggcttgggcctggctgagaggaaggaggtggctgtcagcagagagaggggtggctgagcaggggccacagagcctttgctctccttgctctcttcTTCATCCCCATCGGCAAGCGCAGTGCCTGCCGGGAAGCTGggtgggaggctggtgctcagcatgCAGGgcgtttgtgccaggctgctcctccactgctccaccctcacagaaattctttgtttcctccaggcaagagaaatgcgggacagctctgtgctggaccgCATCCTGATgtgcctgaaggatccatcCACAAACATCAGGATGGGGGCCTTGCAGCTCTTCCAAACCATGATGCGTctcctgaagaggaaagaggccagccccgtcgctctgctgctggtggagaagctcccagccctctttggtgatgtaaggctGATTTGGGAAACTGACCCCATAGAAGGTCAtggggcaaggacagctgccctccgGCCCAGCCCTGCGGGCAGCacatgggcagggctgctgccctcctcacgcccctggactctgctgggagggctgctgggctctgcacccaggatggcttctccttggcctcagCCTCTATAGAGGTGCCCTGagcccagcaaccccagagcatctcccctcACATTGACCACATTAATAGCCTTGGTCACCGTGGGTGGGGAGAAACTGTAGCTGCAGTCACACCGTCTTCCTTCCTACCAGGAGTCCGGCCAGGTGCaagagctctccctcagcctctttggggAGATGATGAAGGCTGTGgcaagcagggacaggggagagaTGAAGAAGACAATACGTAGGGTCATggtctctctcttcctgcacatgTATACTGAGAGCAGGAGTATGGCCGAGGTACAGAGTTGAAATCTGagcacctgctttgcccttccttccctctgccccagccctggcagcagcagctcatcagctcttgcccatttctcttgtgctggctgtgagagtgcCATAGCTGAGGGGGTGCCAACTCCCACGTGCTGCTcttttgcaggcctctggcaaaggcctcctcatctgtgccaagttcctgggctggaggaatcTCAAGAGGGCAGTCAAGAAGAAGAAGACCTGGCtgattggagagactttggtgaggacaacccccaggtgccagggcctgggctggacaagggatgctccatgtgcccagggtgtgggtgtgcctgggggggaaggggtgggatgggcagagggactgctctggcacacagggaatgctctgtgccagccccatgacatGCCCTtgggcactctccagctgaagcaggacaggagcagggtgggagacTACGTGCGTTTCAGCCTGCCCTACCTGCGGGACTCTCGGGCCAGCGTGAGAGCGGAGGCCATGAGGTTCatgggtgagccacagcccccggggaccctcttctggcagcccggccccagcccccggcgctgccctggcaggcaggagcagccctgtggctgtcccaggcagggccctggcctcccgctgccccctctgccctgccctggtcttggtggccttggtggccgcctggctcagtgtcagcagcgccctcggggacttgcccggggccatccctgcagagcgctgggcaggagggcctgcggccgagctggccgggccgggggcggtgctgccgcagtgctggggagggggaggtctgacgggagctctgtgcacagggactgctgcgcagctcctggggaggaaTCCACCTAAAGAGACGCTGGAGGTTCTGTGGAATGGTGAGTAGGgtcagaggtgctgggtgctgccattcctggctctgctgcagggaaaggagggagaaggtgtgactgtcccatccctggaagtgttcacggccaggctggctgtggcttggagctccccggcctagtgggaggtgtccctgcccgtggaGGGGGGTTGGCTTGGGACTAGGCGATCCTTAAgaaggtcccctccagcccagcccagtctgggagcctgggattcctgagcagcagcttccagctgctcccttggtcccagctgctcctcctagttagggaaagagagggatggggcttgcaTAGAAaggtctgtgcagacagcagccttTCACCACTGCTCGCTTTCCTTCTGTTGCAGTTGTCAAGCCCTTTGATAAGGACCCTGATGCCTCAGTCAGGTCCCAAGCAGGTGAGACCTTGCACATCCTGCAGACGGTGACggagctgcagagacagagatggTCCTTACAAAGACTCTGCTTCTGGCGCTGATGAGGTGGgtcaaggacaatcttgctgCCACCCTCTTCCTGACGGTACTTGCACCACTGCCCCGTCatggctgctgttccccagacCCTCATGtgcacccccaggctgtgctcGACTGTTTAAGTCCAAACGAGTGCCCCCCgaactctcctgtgccctgacTCTCCTAGTTAAACCTCCCTAAtgtcatcccagcaggaggaagtggctgtgctggggtgaggGTCCTGGTGGCATGATGATCCCCGAGcgtgcagagcacacagcatttgtcctggCCCCTCCTGCTACCTGTACAGCAGAGTTTTTGAcctctcccacagagacctagagcagctCGAGTCATGCGGCTGAGCGCACACCCAAACAAGATACCCTGTTGGAGGCAATGGATTCATCACGAGCTGCCCCCGAGAGGCTACAGGAGTTTCCAGCCTTGCCGAGCAGGGTCCGTGTCACCGTGTGGGCCCAGGcggcttgggacagctgggcagggcagagctgagccagagctgctctccttgtctcctcagagcagcgggacgtgcagcctcc
This genomic window contains:
- the LOC139801049 gene encoding uncharacterized protein isoform X2; its protein translation is MAPQGNKDKQQRPGVGAGLKNMGNTCFLNAVLQCLTYTPSLANYLLSREHSQSCVQPGTCVMCRVQEHVRKVLHATGSAIVPVDVITALPEIGGRFRLGAQEDAHEFLRCTLDAMQRVCLCDGSLDTSCQQTVIHQIFGSFLRSRVWCSSCQVVSDAYEPFLDVLLDIKAAASLSEALDKFVKPELLDARSGFRCRHCGQMTAASKRLTIHWAPKVLTVGLKRFENVSGGKISKVVKYPKVLDLGPYTTAGEAQRYSLYAVLVHKGESCHSGHYFCYIKASDGLWYKMDDSSVTPCDVDTALQQEAYLLFYVRTEQRSPSQLHLAWVEDEAEEISLPVPDTMAQQLETDSWYSAGEKEEGQEMVEDAPEDLGEDQDLEWLRDVIVNLSPSVLMSLQDVSQAEKILRCVHRNVEHVRTEPSRFVLRSVLGLLSECCPEETVQTLLMISPSCDNAALAMWEMLLSLPSTSVTVLDRLLSVIQGWRAKCAVPSARQVLSRLSQRPRCQGILELLFPRLLMSLIYKVSLGTVILGQEPPQADEASPLGVAVEGVKALLDAAGFQGHVQNIQKEGGWDMMLDVDTLERGVSLLAREMRKSPAKQRYLLFQHVKEILDQRREWQLNFAMTFYTELLGCQGLGKDLSDVRLLRSYLSHGNQTVRLLALGGLVALSGDPQMAREMRDSSVLDRILMCLKDPSTNIRMGALQLFQTMMRLLKRKEASPVALLLVEKLPALFGDESGQVQELSLSLFGEMMKAVASRDRGEMKKTIRRVMVSLFLHMYTESRSMAEASGKGLLICAKFLGWRNLKRAVKKKKTWLIGETLVRTTPRCQGLGWTRDAPCAQGVGVPGGEGVGWAEGLLWHTGNALCQPHDMPLGTLQLKQDRSRVGDYVRFSLPYLRDSRASVRAEAMRFMGTAAQLLGRNPPKETLEVLWNVVKPFDKDPDASVRSQAGETLHILQTVTELQRQRWSLQRLCFWR
- the LOC139801049 gene encoding uncharacterized protein isoform X3, whose amino-acid sequence is MAPQGNKDKQQRPGVGAGLKNMGNTCFLNAVLQCLTYTPSLANYLLSREHSQSCVQPGTCVMCRVQEHVRKVLHATGSAIVPVDVITALPEIGGRFRLGAQEDAHEFLRCTLDAMQRVCLCDGSLDTSCQQTVIHQIFGSFLRSRVWCSSCQVVSDAYEPFLDVLLDIKAAASLSEALDKFVKPELLDARSGFRCRHCGQMTAASKRLTIHWAPKVLTVGLKRFENVSGGKISKVVKYPKVLDLGPYTTAGEAQRYSLYAVLVHKGESCHSGHYFCYIKASDGLWYKMDDSSVTPCDVDTALQQEAYLLFYVRTEQRSPSQLHLAWVEDEAEEISLPVPDTMAQQLETDSWYSAGEKEEGQEMVEDAPEDLGEDQDLEWLRDVIVNLSPSVLMSLQDVSQAEKILRCVHRNVEHVRTEPSRFVLRSVLGLLSECCPEETVQTLLMISPSCDNAALAMWEMLLSLPSTSVTVLDRLLSVIQGWRAKCAVPSARQVLSRLSQRPRCQGILELLFPRLLMSLIYKVSLGTVILGQEPPQADEASPLGVAVEGVKALLDAAGFQGHVQNIQKEGGWDMMLDVDTLERGVSLLAREMRKSPAKQRYLLFQHVKEILDQRREWQLNFAMTFYTELLGCQGLGKDLSDVRLLRSYLSHGNQTVRLLALGGLVALSGDPQMAREMRDSSVLDRILMCLKDPSTNIRMGALQLFQTMMRLLKRKEASPVALLLVEKLPALFGDESGQVQELSLSLFGEMMKAVASRDRGEMKKTIRRVMVSLFLHMYTESRSMAEASGKGLLICAKFLGWRNLKRAVKKKKTWLIGETLLKQDRSRVGDYVRFSLPYLRDSRASVRAEAMRFMGEPQPPGTLFWQPGPSPRRCPGRQEQPCGCPRQGPGLPLPPLPCPGLGGLGGRLAQCQQRPRGLARGHPCRALGRRACGRAGRAGGGAAAVLGRGRSDGSSVHRDCCAAPGEEST
- the LOC139801049 gene encoding uncharacterized protein isoform X1, whose translation is MAPQGNKDKQQRPGVGAGLKNMGNTCFLNAVLQCLTYTPSLANYLLSREHSQSCVQPGTCVMCRVQEHVRKVLHATGSAIVPVDVITALPEIGGRFRLGAQEDAHEFLRCTLDAMQRVCLCDGSLDTSCQQTVIHQIFGSFLRSRVWCSSCQVVSDAYEPFLDVLLDIKAAASLSEALDKFVKPELLDARSGFRCRHCGQMTAASKRLTIHWAPKVLTVGLKRFENVSGGKISKVVKYPKVLDLGPYTTAGEAQRYSLYAVLVHKGESCHSGHYFCYIKASDGLWYKMDDSSVTPCDVDTALQQEAYLLFYVRTEQRSPSQLHLAWVEDEAEEISLPVPDTMAQQLETDSWYSAGEKEEGQEMVEDAPEDLGEDQDLEWLRDVIVNLSPSVLMSLQDVSQAEKILRCVHRNVEHVRTEPSRFVLRSVLGLLSECCPEETVQTLLMISPSCDNAALAMWEMLLSLPSTSVTVLDRLLSVIQGWRAKCAVPSARQVLSRLSQRPRCQGILELLFPRLLMSLIYKVSLGTVILGQEPPQADEASPLGVAVEGVKALLDAAGFQGHVQNIQKEGGWDMMLDVDTLERGVSLLAREMRKSPAKQRYLLFQHVKEILDQRREWQLNFAMTFYTELLGCQGLGKDLSDVRLLRSYLSHGNQTVRLLALGGLVALSGDPQMAREMRDSSVLDRILMCLKDPSTNIRMGALQLFQTMMRLLKRKEASPVALLLVEKLPALFGDESGQVQELSLSLFGEMMKAVASRDRGEMKKTIRRVMVSLFLHMYTESRSMAEASGKGLLICAKFLGWRNLKRAVKKKKTWLIGETLVRTTPRCQGLGWTRDAPCAQGVGVPGGEGVGWAEGLLWHTGNALCQPHDMPLGTLQLKQDRSRVGDYVRFSLPYLRDSRASVRAEAMRFMGEPQPPGTLFWQPGPSPRRCPGRQEQPCGCPRQGPGLPLPPLPCPGLGGLGGRLAQCQQRPRGLARGHPCRALGRRACGRAGRAGGGAAAVLGRGRSDGSSVHRDCCAAPGEEST